From a single Fusarium fujikuroi IMI 58289 draft genome, chromosome FFUJ_chr03 genomic region:
- a CDS encoding related to microtubule-interacting protein, whose protein sequence is MGDVAQVKVVFTTTEQDLVLPDSKQQLLVPADIKRYGLSRILNSESMLDTSSPIPLDFLANGTFLRTSIEEYLAKNGLSSESTLTLQYVRSLLPPVYEASFEHDDWVGGIDLLSATSRAGLLAGGGNIPERVASASYDGLVRVWNPSGDAIAVSPAGRAGGHTQRANAVRWISQKQLASVGLDRKVIVWDYSESEDGFSGVLKSSMELWGHEKEINSLDINGATKRILTASSDGKVGLWTSSKRTAPQADPESLPSAHSTKRAKLASAANTAQRGPLALILVHDEPVTAAIFHPNDATVAYSASKDHTVRTIDLTTQREVSRLTTMHPLLCATALPGSSLVAAGSSARHITLLDPRESATTTSAMTLRGHVNMVVSLAPSPENDHSLVSGSHDSTCRVWDLRSVRMGTSEEGGGSVSEPVYTIGREWLKGKKLPAAGDGAKVLGVAWDQSWGIVSGGEDKKVQINRGRNLFGPGS, encoded by the exons ATGGGGGACGTTGCACAGGTGAAGGTCGTCTTCACCACCACTGAGCAGGATTTGGTACTCCCAGACTCTAAACAACAATTGCTCGTGCCTGCAG ATATTAAACGATATGGCCTCTCTCGCATTCTCAACTCCGAGTCTATGCTCGATACCTCCTCTCCTATACCCCTCGACTTTCTCGCCAATGGCACATTTCTCCGAACTTCTATCGAAGAGTATCTTGCAAAAAATGGTCTTTCATCTGAATCCACCCTGACTTTGCAGTATGTTCGAAGCCTGCTTCCTCCGGTTTACGAAGCGAGCTTTGAGCATGACGACTGGGTCGGAGGTATAGACCTCCTATCCGCCACTTCACGAGCAGGCCTtctggctggtggtggtaaCATCCCCGAACGAGTTGCGAGTGCTTCCTATGACGGCCTCGTTAGAGTCTGGAACCCTTCTGGAGACGCAATCGCAGTGTCTCCTGCTGGTCGAGCTGGTGGTCACACGCAGCGAGCGAATGCGGTTAGGTGGATCTCACAGAAGCAGCTGGCTTCAGTTGGCCTGGATCGCAAGGTTATTGTCTGGGACTATAGCGAGTCCGAGGATGGTTTCTCTGGTGTCCTCAAGTCCAGCATGGAACTCTGGGGTCATGAGAAGGAAATCAACAGTCTTGACATTAACGGAGCCACTAAGCGCATTCTCACAGCATCATCGGACGGTAAAGTTGGCCTTTGGACATCGTCAAAAAGAACAGCTCCCCAAGCGGACCCTGAGAGCTTGCCTTCTGCGCATAGCACGAAGCGAGCCAAGCTTGCAAGTGCCGCCAACACTGCACAGCGTGGCCCTCTTGCTTTGATCCTTGTCCATGATGAGCCTGTGACTGCTGCCATCTTTCATCCCAACGACGCAACGGTCGCCTATTCGGCATCCAAAGATCATACTGTTCGCACTATTGACTTAACAACCCAGCGCGAGGTCAGCCGACTCACTACCATGCACCCACTATTATGCGCAACGGCGCTCCCCGGATCCtcgcttgttgctgctggttcGTCGGCCCGACATATTACCCTCCTCGACCCCCGCGAGTCAGCTACTACTACCTCAGCCATGACACTCCGCGGGCACGTTAATATGGTTGTTTCTTTGGCGCCTTCACCCGAAAACGATCACTCGCTTGTTTCTGGCTCTCACGACAGTACATGCCGTGTGTGGGATCTTCGAAGCGTGCGGATGGGTACATCGGAAGAGGGTGGCGGCAGCGTCAGTGAGCCAGTGTACACCATAGGCCGAGAGTGGCTtaagggcaagaagctccCCGCCGCTGGTGATGGAGCCAAGGTGTTGGGTGTGGCCTGGGATCAATCCTGGGGTATTGTGAGTGGTggtgaggacaagaaggttcAGATCAACAGAGGCCGTAATCTGTTTGGGCCAGGATCATAG
- a CDS encoding related to werner syndrome helicase translates to MPPTINNRLWNPAFGIRFSTKNDHHPPYPFLDIARFVHTSASGSGGVEKGDVEADEFSEGEEFERDAVEWFDQQDRLVLPTTETISKDTQVASDTGGDLVEASKQEKALTESVTAPLTSLDYTIDANLWDTARKSKAGSSQSFWSYRMYRQVQENGEEQKVKVHYCISKHTMEHVCERYFSNEKVIGFDLEWFVARGPASSNPRRNVSLIQIASPSRVGLFHVALFPKDDFVAPTFKRIMEDESVTKVGVAIKGDCTRLKNNLGINSKGIFELSHLYKLVKYSKAGELDRINKVMVSLAVQTQEMLGLPLFKGDDVRSSNWMMRLSADQVAYSASDAYAGLQLYYVLEQERMKLQPTPPRPAFVEQNLPIRFLTADDVDESDTTSESGEHEVITDVEVRLETPETRPTPSIATPTTKATPQPEDNPHDTRDPRILAAEKHAQKYHSITRPKSTPPLSSLRTYYMWYDNQDLTPEVVATLLRTPPLKTNTVVSYILDAIVSGGLPYSKARLRTEVLVHLAPQSLVSARYRALVDASQASEDEEL, encoded by the exons ATGCCACCAACTATAAACAATCGTCTGTGGAATCCGGCTTTTGGGATCAGGTTCTCTACGAAAAATGATCATCATCCACCTTACCCTTTCCTAGATATTGCTCGCTTCGTCCATACCTCTGCCTCTGGGTCTGGGGGTGTTGAAAAGGGAGATGTCGAAGCTGACGAGTTCAGCGAAGGTGAAGAGTTCGAGCGTGATGCGGTGGAATGGTTCGATCAACAAGATCGGTTGGTATTGCCTACTACTGAAACAATCTCTAAAGACACCCAGGTTGCATCAGACACAGGCGGCGATCTCGTCGAGGCCTCAAAGCAGGAGAAAGCACTGACGGAATCCGTCACTGCACCTCTCACATCCTTAGACTACACAATCGACGCCAATCTTTGGGATACAGCCCGGAAGAGTAAGGCTGGCTCCAGCCAGTCGTTCTGGTCCTACAGAATGTatcgccaagttcaagaaaaTGGCGAGGAGCAGAAAGTTAAAGTCCACTACTGCATTTCAAAACATACGATGGAACATGTTTGTGAAAGGTACTTTTCTAACGAGAAAGTCATTGGCTTCGATTTGGAGTGGTTTGTTGCGAGGGGTCCTGCCAGCTCCAACCCTCGACGAAATGTTTCCCTCATCCAGATCGCTAGCCCAAGTCGTGTAGGCTTGTTCCACGTTGCACTTTTTCCCAAGGACGACTTTGTCGCCCCAACCTTCAAGAGGATTATGGAAGACGAAAGCGTAACAAAAGTCGGAGTGGCTATCAAGGGTGACTGCACAAGATTGAAGAACAACCTCGGCATAAACAGTAAAGGGATTTTCGAGCTGTCTCACCTCTACAAACTTGTCAAGTACTCGAAGGCTGGAGAGCTAGACCGAATCAATAAGGTCATGGTGTCTTTAGCCGTGCAGACACAGGAGATGTTAGGTCTTCCGTTGTTCAAAGGAGATGATGTGCGGTCCAGTAATTGGATGATGCGTTTGTCAGCAGATCAAGTTGCAT ATTCCGCATCAGATGCATATGCTGGTCTCCAGCTGTACTACGTGCTTGAGCAGGAACGCATGAAGCTTCAGCCTACTCCTCCTCGACCAGCTTTCGTCGAGCAGAATCTTCCTATTCGGTTCTTGACCGCTGATGACGTTGACGAAAGTGATACGACTTCAGAATCTGGGGAACATGAGGTTATTACTGATGTTGAGGTGAGACTTGAAACACCAGAAACCAGACCTACGCCATCGATCGCAACGCCCACAACAAAGGCTACACCCCAACCAGAGGACAATCCTCATGATACAAGGGATCCCCGTATCCTTGCTGCCGAAAAGCACGCTCAAAAATACCACAGCATAACGCGCCCCaagtcaacaccaccattGTCGTCTCTTCGCACTTATTACATGTGGTATGACAACCAAGATCTTACACCAGAGGTTGTTGCTACACTCTTACGTACTCCTCCTCTTAAGACAAACACTGTTGTTTCCTATATTCTTGATGCCATCGTCTCTGGAGGGTTGCCTTATTCCAAGGCGAGGCTTAGAACTGAGGTATTAGTCCACCTTGCCCCCCAGTCACTGGTGAGTGCCAGGTATCGAGCATTAGTGGATGCAAGTCAAGCgtctgaagacgaagaactATAA
- a CDS encoding probable u6 snrna-associated sm-like protein lsm5: MASQLLPLELIDKCVGSRIWVIMKGDKEFSGTLVGFDDYVNMVLEDVTEFDYSGNHTKLPKILLNGNNICMLIPGGEGPEGAA; encoded by the exons ATGGCATCCCAACTGTTACCTCTCG AGCTTATCGACAAGTGTGTAGGCTCCAGGATTTGGGTCATTATGAAGGGCGATAAGG AATTCAGCGGAACTCTCGTCGGCTTTGATGACTACGTCA ATATGGTTCTGGAGGATGTAACCGAGTT TGACTATTCGGGTAACCACACTAAACTTCCCAAGATTCTGCTGAACGGCAACAACATCTGCATG TTGATCCCCGGTGGTGAAGGTCCAGAAGGAGCTGCTTGA